In Flavobacterium sp. 83, the genomic window CTGTTGGGGAGGAAATCATCGTATTAATACCAATTAATTCCCCACGGGTGTTTACTAATGCGCCGCCACTATTTCCAGGATTTACCGCAGCATCCGTTTGTATGAAAGATTGAATACCGCTAGTGCCCAAATCTCTTGCTTTTGCCGAAACAATCCCTGCAGTTACTGTAGAAGTTAAGTTATACGGATTTCCTACTGCCAAAACCCATTCGCCAATTTTTACTGAATCAGAATTAGCGAATACAGTATACGGTAACTTTTCGTCAGTATCAATTTTTAATAAAGCAATGTCCATTTTAGAATCGGTTCCAATGAGTTTTGCTTTGTACGATTTTTTGTTATTCAAAGTGATTTCAATTTCCGAAGCATCTTTTACCACATGATTGTTTGTCACGATATAACCATCTTCAGAAATAATTACTCCGGAACCCGTTCCCACTTGTTCTTGTTGCTGCTGTCCGCCGTAGCCATAAAAATATTCAAGCATTGGATTAATAACCGTTTTGCGAGAAACATTTTTTACGTGAACTACCGTATGAATGGTCTTGTCGGCAGCTTCAGTGAAATCAACATTTTCAGCTGATAAACCTACTTGTTTTCCATACGAATCAGAAGCGATGGTTGTAATGGATTTTTTGCTATTTGAGAAATAGCCATCATTGTCAAATAATAATTTGTAAGCCCCTAATGTTACGGCTCCACTCAGCAATGATGTTAAGAACAATGTTGAAAATCGTTTCATATTAGAATTCATTTTTTAATTATTTTAGAGTAAAAATAACGTTAA contains:
- a CDS encoding S1C family serine protease, whose amino-acid sequence is MKRFSTLFLTSLLSGAVTLGAYKLLFDNDGYFSNSKKSITTIASDSYGKQVGLSAENVDFTEAADKTIHTVVHVKNVSRKTVINPMLEYFYGYGGQQQQEQVGTGSGVIISEDGYIVTNNHVVKDASEIEITLNNKKSYKAKLIGTDSKMDIALLKIDTDEKLPYTVFANSDSVKIGEWVLAVGNPYNLTSTVTAGIVSAKARDLGTSGIQSFIQTDAAVNPGNSGGALVNTRGELIGINTMISSPTGSYTGYSFAIPSNIARKIIEDLMEFGNVQRGILGVEGGELNDIASKELKISQTQGFYINKVTKNSGAEKSGLTKGDIIVKLDDQNVATYADLSGYINTKRPNDKVQVTIIRDGKNRIVPVILSKNEFFTTEFKGLELENIDAADKKKFHLDYGVRIRSITNENLKQYEAELKGNIVLSIDNIKATDIETVSKLLNKKEESQSIRIEMMNKNGETIRIII